The genomic segment GAGAAGGTTAAGagaagaatgcaatgcatttaaaaAGGGTTTCCATccaaaatagcttttaaaaaggtattttaaagTACCTTTTCAATGTATGTTTCAGTTACCTGGGAATTTACCTCAGCAAAAACCCTCGTTTTTCTAAGAGTGTATTCAGCAGGAGATTTTACTATAATAGCTGTACATGAAAGTTTTAAGGACCTGTATATCTACTTCCTTTGCAGTGCAAAACAATGCTCTCAGACAGGGAGGAGAGAGTCAATTTGGGTCCTGTAGTCTGAGCCAAGAGAGAATCTTAATCATCTGAGAGGAACCCAACCTGAGTAATTCCTTGACGTCATTCACTGAGTCTGCCCATCTCTCAGAGTGACCAGCTTGGGTCTGGGCCACCACACTTTGCTCATTTTCTGGCAGGCACAGACAACTCTAAAAAAAATACTCTCTAGAAGGGACTTCTGTGGGTTAAATGTTGGCATCTCTACTTCTCTGGGTTTCAGAGGAAGAAGCCTCCAGGAAGGTCATCTGTGATGGAGAGTGGTAATCAGCTGAGATCAAGTGCCCAGCAGATTGAGTTTAATTTGAGAGGCCTGCAAAGATTGTCTGCATCTTCCACCTTCAGTCAGCCCTCTTACTGGCTGAGCAAGAGAAAGCAGTGTAAAGACATACATTTCTGGTGTAACCTCTAGTTGGACAGGGAAAGTCATTGAGAAGGAAAGACCCCAAACTCAGGGCTTTGAGTAATTGGTTGCCTCTGTTGATGGACTTATAGCTTGGGCTAAAAATTGGAGTGTTGCAAGTCATTAAAAGAAGTAGATTCAAGATTTATTTCTATATGATATGCAGTTAGATGATTATCCCTTCTGAGTCCCAGAAAAGACTCGGGGATTTCCAAAACGAGCAGTAAACTCTCAGTCTCCTTCCTTACTTGTGGGCTTATACTCTATCCCAAACGCATCCCAGTGACCCATGCAGGAGAGTGGAGGACTCCTCTAGAGCAACAAAGAACCAAGGGAATAGATTTATGGCTATTTGTAGGATAGGGTCTCCCCAATAAAATGGCAAGTTTGCTTCCCATCTAATCACTCTATATTCAGGCCCATTGATGGACAACTCAGTCATCCCCATCTTCTGATTAGCACTATCCTCACTCTTAAATATAGATCAGCACCTGAGGAGAACTAGAAATGTGAAGATATCCTCTTATATGAAAAAAAACCACCAAATAACCTATATTTAACAGCTTCAGGGAGTGAGGAGACAATGTTGCACCCATTAAATAAAAAGGAGGACATCAAAAGtaacacagatttttttaaaaagctcttggAAATATGatcaatagaattaaaaaaatattttaactttggaaaaagcacacagaaagttgaaccagaaaaaacaaaagaggaaattatcaaagaaataaagcaagaaaatttCCTTGAAGTGAAAGACATGAATTTTTAGACTGGAAGTGTTCTCTCAGTACTcagaacaataaataaaaatagtccACACCAAGGCACATCATTATATTTTAGAACATGGGTGAGAAGattctgaaagagagagagagaaaaaggtgggggggagagaaagagagattgatagcctatattaaaaaaataattgaaaatgtatttatcaaCAGTCACTAGAAATAGAAGACAACAGAGAGTACTTCAAAAATTCTGAATGAAAACAAtttccaacctagaattctatttccagaatatctataataaatataatggCGAATGTGCTCCCGAAAGGGACAAATAAACCAAGAATGAGGAACAAAGAGGATCtaggaaaaggaataaatgattgatggcagaaaaaataaaacaaatggaaaacagaGGGAATTActaactaaaaattaaaacaaagatataagaaaatgtattgaaaatataCTATGTGACTCAATTGGGAATAATATTTACATGGTCTTAATAATACAAACCCTGAATATTTGACAAATAGATGATTTTACTATATTGAGAGGATGTGAGTAGGATAGGAGCATATTTTATTTAGGTGATATACAAGAACCCTTGTTAAATACATTATTGTATTTAACAGGGCATCAGGAGGGCAGTTCTTTTTGCTTTGGGCATTGTGAGTTgctagcacctagaacagtgcctggcacatagtaggtcctcaataaatatttgttgcacaAATGAAACTTTCCCCTGAGAAATATTTCTCCTAGGAACTTTGTAAAGAGAACAGATAGTAAGTTAAATGAAAATCAACTTCCAAAGCTATAGTACATGGAATCTGTTTCTAAAAGTTTTAGACTTTCAAAATTTAACAGGAATCACATTAAGTAGTTAAACTGAGCACAAAATATTTGAGATGACTAAAGAGCAAAAGATATTATTGGGAAGCTATTCTCTGTAAATCCTTATGCTTGTTAGTTTGATTGGGGATGCCTTGAAGCCCAGAACAGTTCCAGGGAAGtcaaaatgtaattttcttgatttagaaaggaaattattctattgattttttttcttcccttcactCAATAATATAATAGGAGGATGGGTTTAGGAAAACtgcctgttttgcttttttaagttgGCTGCGAGTTTACTGCTGACTCTGCACTGAACCCATGGACCTGTTCATTCTTtcatcctctccctctctccctttcaccAAACATTTACTGTGTACCTACTATGCGCCAGACACTGTGCAAAGACACTAGTGCAATAAGAAGATTAGGTCAAATAATTTTGGATGTTCAGAGCTAAAATAGTCGGCCCCATCCGAGAACCAAGAATACACGGAAGCGTGAAACCAGGTATATTGTGTTAAGATCAGACTCCGGGGCTTGGGCGCACTCTTTCTTACCAGAGCGTCGGGATGCAAGTCTCAGTGGCCTTTATAGAAAGGGTCGTCCTCTTTACCCGAGGCAGGATCTCTGCGCCGGATTGTGGGCCACCCAGCAGGGTCTTGGCTCCGAGCGCGCTGCGTGTTGTGCTCTACTCGGTGGCAGGCAGGGTTGTCGGTCCCAACACATCAGGAAAGTCCTAGTGACGTAGGCAGGGTCTCTGGAGAGGCTGCCGGACTTTAAGCTCTCCGCCCTAAGGGTTCAAAGTTCCCTCCAAATTCATACTGGTCTTTGGGGAGGTTCCCCGGCCCCGACTCCTGCGCTCCCCGCGGGCTTCCCCGGCTGAACGCGCGTCTCTGAAGACTTGGTTAACGCTAGGGCGCCTGGGGTTCTAGGGTCTGGGGCCTTCCAGGCAGCCTCTCCGACCCAGCCCTCCCCTCGGCCCCGACGCTGGCCCGTAGCTCTGTGTCCCTAGAGCTCTGTAGAAAGCGGTGCAGCCCGGGGCTGCTGGGGCTGGCGCCATGCTTTGCCAACACCCAGAGACCGTGGCAGTGGTCCGGGAAGAGGAGGTGTAGAGCGCAGAGGCGTCAGTCAGTGCCTCTCAGCTGCGCCTTTCCCCCCAGTCGCCGGCAGAATAGGGGAGAGAGTGGGACAAGTGTCCCCTCGCATTTGTAGGACTTTTGGAGCAAGGGTCCGCTATTAAAGGACTCCCCAGTGTCGCTGCTTACATCCCAATGCGAGCCCAACAACTTGGGAGCTCAGCGACCTTCCCACTGTTACAGAGGCATCCCTTCCAGAGCAGCGTTCCTGCTGTGGGATTGCAAAGGTCTCGGGAGTCCTCCTGCCCTGCTTCCCGCCGCCGCAGCCCGGAGCTAAGTTCCTGGTGCCTCGCCGGGTTCGTAGGGTCAATTCCAGGACCTGCGGCCACTGCGCACCCTGCCTGCAGGGGCAACGGGCCCGGCAAGAGACCCCCGACTGGGCCGTCAGGATTCTTTGGGGGGTGTTACTTGAAGTTTTGACTGCCCCGCAACTCGTCCTCGCACCGCAAGCAGGGTCTTGCCACAGAAAGTAAGACCCGGGGACCTAGACTAACAAACTGCTTCCCTGCCCCCCAACTCTTTTCTAACCTGCAGAAACAATAAGTATCAGTCGCCGGGATCCCTCCAGCCTCTGTTTCGTCTCCTGCCCCGCACCCCTGGGAAAGGTTTTCTGCATAGAGGAGGGGCGGGTGGGCGCAGCCACCACACAGCGCGGGGCTAGCCTGAGGTCCGAGGGTGGGTGGCGCTCCCTCATTTTCTTCTCGCTACCCCCAATCCACTCTGCGCCCCTTCTGCGGGAGATGGGATCTCCCCGCGCCCAAGTGCGGCGAGCGCCCGCAGCGCGGACTCCCAGAACTTGGCTTTCTTTCAAGAAAAAGGGAGAGGCTGAGTTCTTGAGAGAGGATATGCGagtgtctctgtgtgtgcttGGGGGACAATGTGTACCCCTGTGTATATAAAACGTGCATGTTTCCGAAAGCAGAAACTCGCTGGGTTGCCTTTGGGTCTGGGTGAAGTGGATTTGGGTTGGTGCACGCGCTCCTTGGAAGCAGCTGGTGAGGGCGGGTGTGTTGCAGCGAGTGCTGGCTGTCTACAGGCGTGTCCGtttgtgaaagagaaaaacagagcgTGTGGCTGGGGTGCAGGTATGTGAGTAGACTCAGCAAACAAGTGCTTCAGGGAAGAGGGACAGGGGTATAGGGAGAGAAATCTAGAGAACCCGCATAGGCTGTCCCAGCCCAGCAGCTTGGCAAACAGAAGCCAGAGGCGCCAGGCAGCTGTGTAAACCAACCGCGGCGCTGCAGTGAAGGGTCCCGGGTTAGGATGGGGGGCGTTGAAGCCTCAGTCAAGGGTTCGGGGTAAAAGGGGGATTCCTAGCCCTCTGTGCAGGCAGTGCCTGCTTAGctacccccccacccacccaccagtcctcTCTTCCAGTCCTACACATCCCCCGGGAGAGAGGTGAAGGAGGCTTGGCTGCCAGACTGGAAGCAAGACAACTTTTTTTAGGTGGCCAAGGACGTCaggtggagggggaggggagggagaggaggataTTCCAGGAGTACCCCAGGTGGTCCAAAGAGATAAATCTTTCAAGGTCCCTCTCCCCAACCATCCACCTCCCCCACAGTGGGCTGCTTCAGCTGAGGTCCCTTTAGAACTCAGGACTGCTGTTTAACCTCCGGGGGTTCAGGTGGCCGAGCTGGGTCTGCGCTGGAGGAGCAGGAGGGGGTGCGAGGCCAGAGTTCAAGCACCAAGAAAGTGAGAGATGTTCTGGTCCTCTGTTGGTGATGCCTAAATCTCTGAATTGCCCCCACTTTCCAGACGTCGAAGGCTTTCCATCTTCTCCCTCTCCAAGCAGTGATCTCATTGCAAATGACAGTCTGAGAGGATGGTTCCCTCCCTAGAGGACCGATGCAGGAGCGGGAGCAATGACGCAATCGGAGCTGGTAGGTCCTGGACACTTTGGATTGGCCGCGCGGACTCGTGGGGAGCCCCCCTTCCACTATCACTGGCATAAGAGTCCAGAGCTTCTCTGGGAAGACGCCCACAGCAGGCGTTGTGTCCATCGGGGGGACCGGCTGCTCACGCTCTCCTGAAACTCGCGTCACTAGGTGAGGAACCTCCTACTCCTGCTGGGATTACTTATTCAGTTTGCTCCATCTGCTTGCCTGTCTTTCTTTTGCTTCTTACGGCCATCTCGGCCCATCTACAGCCAGGTGCAGCTAGCTATCCGTCCTgctctggggaaggagggaggatggGATGGTCACTGCATTTTCTTCTAACTAGCACGAGTCCAACCTCAGTATTCCCAGGGCTTCTCCTGGATGCTGGACTTTCTGCAAACTCGGTTAGGCAGGTCTACCGCCTCTGCGTGTGTGGATCCTGCCAGAGTACGGTCTGGCAGTAGCCTGCAGAGGTGTGCATCCTCAGGGATCACACTTGGTCCCCAGAATGGTGGAGCCCTGAGCCTTCCACCAAGGTGCCTCCAGCCTGCAAGTGTCCCTGGGCCATTGGGTGCAGTCAGCCAACCTGGACAGTGGGCTCACCTCGGGGTGCTGGCTCCCAGCACTTGCTGCTAAACTGAGCTCCAGCAAAAGCAGACTGTGGTGGCAGAGTTCAGAGACACCAGTAATTGGCACGTTAAAGAATTCCCCAAATCTAAACCCATAGATTGACAGATTAGCACTCCCTTCCAATTTACCCTTcctgctctcctcccctcccagttAGCAGTGGGAAGTTTAGCCAAGGGGAAGGTGGTCCTCGATTTCTCAGTCCCCGAGAAGACAGGCGCAATGGGAGAGCAAATATACACCTGAGTTTGGTCTGGGACTTTTCTGTGGTTTCCGCATAGGGCAAAAGTTGTGGGGTTGTGTGCTTGTTCACAGGTGACTTTTCCCTGACTTTTCACGCAACAAAACCAGATTCCCCACCTTCTCCCCAGGACACTTGTTTCTGCTCTGCCAAGCCATTCACTACAATGTATCTTTTGAGATTTACAGCACCCAGCGGGCAGAATGAAAGGAACAGCAGCATGGGGACGTGCTGTGAGGTTACAAGGCTATTGTGGCTGAGGGGGTACTGGAAAATAGGTCTGTGGGCTCCCTACCGTGCTCCGTCTTTGTGCAGTGGCTTATGGTCACTCTCTCTTGCAGAGAGGCGTCATGGGCTTTGGGAAGTCCTCCCCCTTCCTGGCTCTCAGCATCTGGGTCCTGTGCCAGGCGTGCAGCTTCCAGGCAACACCACTCAGGTGAGAGAGTAGAGCCACCAGAGCACTCCTCTTCCACTGCCCCTGGGACCAGGCTGTTTTGTGCCTCTGAAGTCACAGCAGAGAGGTTCCCCATAAATTTACACCCTCAGGTGGCCACTGGCCTCCAGCGCACATCACAGGGGCAGTCACAGAGGCCAGGAGTCAGGCTGCTTGtcctgggaaggaggcaggcaggagctCAGAGCCTATATTGAGTTTGCTTCCCCTCTGGTCCCAGGTGGGCTTTGGACAGCCTCCCAGACCCGGCTGCCCTCAGTGAGAAGGAAGGACGTCTCCTGCTGGCTGCCCTGCTGAAGGCCTATGTGCAGAGGAAGACCAATGAGCTGGAGCAAGAGCAGGAGCAGGAGACAGAAGGCTCCAGGTAATACTCTCCACCCAATGCTGGCATTTTCCAGGAGGACATATCCCAGAGAGGTAGGAAAAACGAGATCTGGCTAGGAGTCCAGCAGGTTGTAACAATGGCCCTAGAGACCAGTCATTCTCCAGTTCTATGGAAGACAGAGATCCAGTTGAGTGtggttaaaaacattaaaaacgcTGACTCCTGATAGCTGTGAGGAGGTGTGGAATTACTTACTCTGGGAATTGTTCTGGCTGTACTGAGAACTCCTAGCATTCGATGAATTACGACTGGTAAGTGTGAAGCCAGGGCTcaggatgttttaaaaatttaacctGGTGTGTGTTGTTTTTTCACACCTGCAAGCAGCCTTCATTGCACATTTTCGAGATGAAACCAAAGGCCTTACAGAGGGTGGGGGCAGGTAGAGCAGTATCTGAGGTAGGTTTGGGGTCTTTAGATATGTAGGGTCTGTGGAGATTGCATGTTGTCATGGAGCCAGACACCCTTCCCCAGCATCACCTCCCTGTGCATCTGGAGCTTGGAGCACATACTAGCCCCTGGCTTGGCTGCAGCACTGCCTGGGCAGAAGCACATGTTGACCTGTATTGACTCTGAGAACCTCTCTGCAGAGCATGAAGGATGGAACAGCATGTAGAATGCCTAAAAAGGTCACCCCTTCCCCACCTAAACCCATCCCTATGCTTCTCTAGCTCAGCGAATCTGAGTTCTCCTAATGGAGGCTGTGTGAACTGCCCTCCTGCTTGCCCCTCCTACCTCTGCTCCAAGTGCCCCTCCCTGATCTAACCTTCTGCATGACTGCACACGGGGCTGACCCAGTGCATGGTGCTGTCTGGCATGTCTTTTCTCTGCAGCCTGGATGGCTCCAGAACTAAGCGGTGCAGTAATCTGAGTACCTGTGTGCTGGGCACATACTCGAAGGACCTGAACAACTTTCATACGTTCTCTGGCATCGGCTTCGGGGCTGACACGCCTGGCAAGAAAAGGGACATGGGCAGCAGCTTGGAGGGGGGACCACTACCCCCACTTTAGGGTGCCCCAGGATGCCAATTGaactcctccccttccttcctgatttttttttcttgctcccACTGATGAACTTGATGCATGCAGATTTTACTCTGATTGCTCTTCAAGCTGGTATTGGAAGCTTTATTGATGACAGAGAATGGCAGGAATCTCAGGATGGAAGGAAAGAGAGCAGGACTCAAAGACCAGGTTGGAGATAAGAGACAGTGAGGGAAACTTGTTGAGATCTCAGAGAATTTCATGGTAGAGCCCTCTGATTCCTGCTTCGTCTTTCATGCCTCATCATTGCTAAATAAACCTATTCCCTAAAAAGGATTTGTGCTGTGGTGGTCATTACACTGGTCCCTGCCCAAGGCTTGAGAGGGCCAAGGGCCTGTGCTTAAAAGCAGTCTTAGCCTGTGGGAAGCCGGATACAGGGCTTGGTGAGCAGTCCTGGTGAATCAGCTCCAGCATCAAGAACAAGTGTGCTGAGCAGGTAAGCACTTCTGGGGGAGGATGCTGCAAACCTTGTTCTCTGAGACCTTTCCAGGTAAGGCTTtgggtgatttttgttttctcaaagaaagtgatttttaGGGTGTTTGTGGCTGGGATATGGCCGCAGTATGCTCCTTGTCTGTTTTGGACTGGGCTGGACCTTTGCTGGCCACAGCTTCATAGTCCCAAAGGGACTGTATGTATGGGGCAATAAGGGCAGGGTTTCAACACGTGCCCCTTGGCTTGGAACTGGGTTTTTTCATGAAGGTCTTTGGGCAGGGCTCCTAGCAAATGCTGCCAGGCCATTTCCCTTAACAGCTTTGATAATTGCATTTAGGAGAAACACTGATTCTTAAGTGGTGTGTCAAAGAGCTGCAGTTCTCTTTATGAAGGTCCCATGGGGCAGGCTCCTGCTTCCCCCTTGCCAAGCCTCTCACTGACaggccttctcttctttctccacccTGTAAATCAGCATCGCCGCCCAGAAGAGATCCTGCAACACTGCCACCTGTGTGACCCATCGGCTGGCAGGCTTGCTGAGCAGATCCGGGGGCGTGGTGAAGAACGACTTCGTGCCCACCGATGTGGGTTCGGAAGCCTTTGGCCGTCGCCGCAGGGACCTTCAGGCCTGAGCAGCTAACTGACTCCAGAAAGTAGGTGACTGCTCTTGTACAATTGGATGGGAGGGGAAGGGATTTGGAGGTTACAATCCACACTTGGAAACCCACTAGTCCTGGTTGATGTGCAGGTCCTTTCCCTCCAATTACATTCTTCATCCAGAGGTAGTGAACCCCTTCTACAACTGAGCTTAAAATCAGAGCACTAGGACAGACTGCAGGTATCCAGTGCCATTTTTCTGAGaagatatatgaaaaaaaaaatgctttctggaTTCAGAAAGGGTGGGCCCTATAGCATAGCCAGGGCCACTCATCATTAATGAACACAGGTTCAGAAGGCAATGGACCCCTGACTGGTTCATAGATTCAGACCAGAGGGCTGTAATCATCATACTACTGCTAACATTAATAGTGACCATTGAATTGTTTTTATCATTTGCCTTATAAACCTGCTTACTTCTCACCCATAATCTGTCAATGCTGTTTAAAGAAGTAATTCTCTAAGTTTGTGTTCTTTTCAGTAATAATTGTGATTATTCCCTTCTTGTCCTTATTATactgtttctatttcttcttctccttctcctccttttaaattttattttccacccCAGGGTACCATGAAGCTGAACTCACCACTTCTATTAATTTCTGTTGACAACTCTGGTGAGAAGGCCGCATGGAAGATATATATGTTTGCATCctaatagatactgaaaaaaaaagcacCTTTGTCACTCAACAGGAATGAAACTGAATGCAAAATAAGCTAATTCCATATGTTGTGCATCCTTTTTATATTTGATTCTATATGCAGTAAATGTGATGGCAACTCTCATTGGCTTATGTGGTAGCAAACTGACTCTTTGAGAGCTGTCCTATCGGTCAAGGCAGATCTGCCAGAGCTTAGGAGGGGCATTGAATCCCTGCCTCTGTGGCCTCTGGGGACACATGGTAATGCAGATGCTATGCTTTATTGTTTAAGAACATGATTGTATGATTTGTGTAAGGAAATGTGAATATTGTGCCATTTGTGAACTTCATCAAGATTAAAAACTTATTTTGGATACATGTGTTTCAAGACCCTGGTGGTTCACTTCAACTTGTTTTCCTAtgtgataataataacaataagagtTGACATTTTTTGAGTCTTACTATGGGCCACATGATGTTCTAAGACAGTACTTTATAcctgttaattcatttaatcttcatgacgactcaattcatttaatcttcatgacgACTCCATGGAGTCTATACCATTATTATTTCCACTTCACATCTGAGGAAACAGAGGCGTGGAGAAGTgagtccaaggtcacacagacagtGGTGAACTCAGGTGTTAGTTTCCAGAGCTTACGGTTGGATCACTGCACTGTATGCTTCTCAACAATGGCTCCTGATGTTTTCTGGAGACGTGGGAGCCATTTTCTGATCCAGCTGCCTCACATGGTAAATCCTCAGATTTTGAAGacaaatggaacattttataCAAACAACCTGGTccttatataataaaatgaatccCTTCTTTCTATTACTTAGTGCTATAGATTTGAATGCTTGTGTGTTCCCCCTAGTTTTTATGTTGAAACCTAACACCCAAATTGATGGTGTTAGGAGGGGGgatctttgggaggtgattaggtcataagggtggtcccctcatgaatgagattagaGCCCTTACAAATGGGGTGGGAGAGAAttccctcaccccttcctctgGGTCAGGCTACACTGAGAAGACTGCTGTGAATGAGGATGTAGGCCCCCCACCAGATGCtgaatctgctggtgccttgatcttggacttccagcctctagaactgtacACCATTTA from the Manis javanica isolate MJ-LG chromosome 11, MJ_LKY, whole genome shotgun sequence genome contains:
- the LOC108404051 gene encoding calcitonin gene-related peptide 2; the protein is MGFGKSSPFLALSIWVLCQACSFQATPLRWALDSLPDPAALSEKEGRLLLAALLKAYVQRKTNELEQEQEQETEGSSIAAQKRSCNTATCVTHRLAGLLSRSGGVVKNDFVPTDVGSEAFGRRRRDLQA